From one Nonomuraea polychroma genomic stretch:
- the ssd gene encoding septum site-determining protein Ssd — translation MPSFPAVQAVPDGQGGRSVGLLDPVVVHSRDTIGAGCPQNVVRLLAAAATCHMLSLPSKREADTDMHRPLVITEDHALLDDLVRIAAAAGAQLDVAHVPAHARPYWNLAPLIAVGADQADAVAASSPPARDQVLLVTRDVEDPDTWRKCVAVGAQAVVTLPADERHLVERFADAMEPEPRSGAVICMIGGRGGVGASVLSACLALHASGSGHLRTLLVDADPLGGGMDALLGHEEASGARWGDLVAREGRIGSVALQAALPSFGDLAVLSFHRGEAAAIPAQAMRSVLESGQRGFDLVVVDLPRRLDPAAVEALSRANATLLVAAADVRGILSAVQVLCEARKHTSDLRAILRPGVVDDDLAVASLGIPCAGTLPDQPRLTATLNRGELPKLGPRTVLGGLCASLLRDVLPS, via the coding sequence GTGCCGTCCTTCCCCGCCGTCCAGGCAGTCCCAGATGGGCAGGGCGGCCGTTCGGTCGGGCTCCTGGATCCGGTGGTCGTCCACAGCCGCGACACCATTGGCGCCGGCTGTCCCCAGAACGTCGTTCGCCTTCTCGCCGCCGCCGCCACCTGCCACATGCTGTCCCTCCCATCGAAACGGGAGGCCGACACCGACATGCACCGCCCCCTCGTCATCACCGAGGACCACGCCCTACTGGACGACCTGGTCCGCATCGCGGCCGCGGCCGGCGCGCAACTCGACGTGGCCCACGTCCCGGCCCACGCCCGCCCCTACTGGAACCTCGCCCCGCTCATAGCGGTGGGCGCCGACCAGGCGGACGCCGTGGCCGCCTCGTCGCCTCCCGCCCGGGACCAGGTCCTCCTCGTCACCCGCGACGTCGAGGACCCGGACACCTGGCGAAAATGCGTCGCAGTAGGCGCCCAAGCCGTCGTGACCCTCCCCGCCGACGAACGCCACCTGGTGGAGCGATTCGCGGACGCCATGGAGCCGGAGCCGCGCTCCGGAGCGGTGATCTGCATGATCGGCGGCCGAGGGGGAGTGGGCGCGAGTGTCCTGTCAGCCTGCCTCGCTCTTCACGCATCCGGCAGTGGCCACCTCCGTACGCTCCTGGTGGACGCCGACCCCCTGGGTGGCGGCATGGACGCGCTGCTGGGCCACGAGGAGGCGTCGGGCGCGCGCTGGGGAGACCTGGTGGCCCGGGAGGGCCGGATCGGCAGCGTGGCCCTGCAGGCGGCGTTGCCGTCGTTCGGCGACCTGGCAGTCCTGTCCTTCCACAGGGGCGAGGCGGCCGCGATCCCGGCCCAGGCCATGCGATCGGTCCTCGAATCCGGCCAGAGAGGCTTCGACCTGGTGGTCGTGGACCTCCCCCGCCGGCTCGACCCGGCAGCCGTCGAGGCGCTCTCCAGGGCCAATGCCACCCTCCTCGTGGCGGCTGCCGACGTACGCGGCATCCTCTCCGCGGTCCAAGTCCTGTGCGAGGCCCGCAAGCACACCTCGGACCTTCGCGCGATCCTCCGCCCCGGCGTGGTGGACGACGATCTGGCCGTGGCATCGCTGGGCATCCCGTGTGCGGGCACCCTCCCCGACCAGCCAAGACTGACCGCCACCCTCAATCGCGGCGAGCTGCCGAAACTGGGCCCGCGCACCGTCCTGGGCGGCCTGTGCGCATCCCTCCTCCGCGACGTCCTGCCGTCGTGA
- a CDS encoding oxidoreductase: MSDPLAVIARIPGVPEAVEEARQAVDRLYRHRVLRRASPAVSAESSLRGARASAAVEGADVPLDALRRDEIHDPLVQGALRASAEMGRMGPTWRKAPRQVLARLHTVAAAGLAPQAALGRPRAEDEAPDPLGLGPAPDAKETAVRMDGLMDLLERPTKAPAIVLAAVVHAELAVLRPFGSADGVVARAAERLTLVEYGLDPKSLVAVEVGHVELPYAEGLRAYLSGTPEGVGQWVQQCASAVSLGVRETTAICEAMQRG; the protein is encoded by the coding sequence GTGAGTGACCCATTGGCCGTCATCGCTCGAATCCCCGGCGTGCCGGAGGCGGTGGAGGAGGCCCGCCAGGCCGTCGACAGGCTCTACCGCCACCGGGTGCTGCGACGGGCGAGCCCTGCCGTGTCCGCGGAGTCGTCGTTGCGCGGCGCGCGCGCATCGGCCGCCGTCGAAGGAGCCGACGTACCTCTCGACGCCCTGCGCAGAGACGAGATCCACGACCCGCTCGTCCAGGGGGCGCTGCGGGCGTCGGCCGAGATGGGCCGCATGGGCCCGACCTGGCGTAAGGCGCCGCGGCAGGTGCTGGCGCGCCTGCACACGGTCGCGGCGGCCGGCCTCGCGCCGCAGGCCGCGCTGGGCCGTCCGCGTGCGGAGGACGAGGCCCCTGACCCGCTTGGGCTGGGCCCGGCGCCGGACGCCAAGGAGACCGCTGTTCGCATGGACGGGCTGATGGATCTGCTGGAACGTCCTACGAAGGCCCCCGCGATCGTGCTGGCCGCCGTCGTGCACGCCGAGCTGGCCGTGTTGCGGCCGTTCGGCTCCGCGGACGGGGTGGTCGCGCGTGCGGCCGAGCGGCTGACCCTGGTCGAGTACGGGCTGGACCCGAAATCCCTGGTGGCCGTGGAGGTGGGGCACGTGGAGCTGCCGTACGCGGAGGGGCTGCGGGCCTACCTGAGCGGCACGCCGGAGGGCGTCGGCCAGTGGGTACAGCAGTGTGCCTCCGCGGTAAGTCTCGGTGTGCGCGAGACGACCGCCATCTGCGAGGCCATGCAAAGGGGCTAG
- a CDS encoding TadA family conjugal transfer-associated ATPase, translating into MSPELVEAVRVRLARTGAEPSAAQVAVALRAEKAVYGDAEILAVARALCADLIGAGPLEPLLARPDVTDVLVNGPREVWIDDGGGLSRTSVTFADDPAVRRLAQRLAAAAGRRLDDASPYVDARLAGGVRLHAVLPPVAPGGTCVSLRLPPRRTFTLADLVSAGTITPSAMPVLTAVVAARLAFLVTGGTGTGKTTLLSALLSLADPGERLLLVEDSAELRPLHPHVVRLETRPANLEGAGGVGLRDLVRQALRMRPDRLVVGEVRGSEVVDLLAALNTGHEGGCGTLHANTAADVPPRLEALGCAAGLSREAVHSQLSAALDAVIHLTRDRRDGRRRIAEICLLSRTPAGFVEALPALTFDMKGDSRIGPGYDALTKAVQQDTRSR; encoded by the coding sequence GTGTCCCCGGAGTTGGTGGAGGCCGTCCGCGTACGCCTGGCCCGCACCGGCGCCGAGCCCAGCGCCGCCCAGGTCGCCGTCGCTCTCAGAGCCGAGAAGGCCGTGTACGGCGACGCGGAGATCCTCGCCGTCGCCCGGGCCCTGTGCGCGGACCTGATAGGCGCGGGCCCTCTGGAGCCGCTCCTGGCTCGGCCCGATGTTACGGACGTCCTGGTCAACGGCCCTCGCGAGGTGTGGATCGACGACGGCGGCGGCCTGAGCCGCACGTCGGTCACCTTCGCCGACGACCCGGCAGTCCGCAGGCTGGCCCAGCGCTTGGCGGCCGCCGCGGGCAGACGACTGGACGACGCCTCCCCCTACGTGGACGCCAGGCTCGCGGGCGGCGTACGCCTCCACGCCGTTCTCCCGCCCGTCGCCCCCGGCGGCACGTGCGTGTCACTACGTCTCCCGCCGCGCCGCACGTTCACCCTGGCGGATCTGGTGTCAGCCGGCACGATCACCCCTTCCGCGATGCCCGTGCTGACCGCCGTGGTGGCCGCCCGGCTGGCCTTCCTCGTGACCGGCGGCACCGGAACAGGCAAGACGACGCTGCTGTCGGCCCTGCTCTCGCTTGCCGACCCCGGCGAACGGCTTCTCCTGGTAGAGGACTCGGCCGAGCTCCGACCGCTGCACCCGCACGTGGTACGCCTGGAGACCCGCCCGGCGAACCTGGAGGGTGCGGGCGGTGTGGGCCTGCGTGACCTGGTACGGCAGGCCTTGCGGATGCGTCCGGACCGTTTGGTGGTCGGTGAGGTGCGTGGCTCCGAGGTGGTGGACCTGCTGGCCGCGCTCAACACCGGCCATGAAGGAGGCTGTGGCACGCTGCACGCGAACACGGCGGCGGACGTCCCACCCCGGCTGGAGGCGCTGGGCTGCGCGGCCGGGTTGAGCAGGGAAGCGGTGCACAGCCAGTTGTCCGCGGCTCTCGACGCCGTCATCCACCTGACCCGCGATCGCCGGGACGGCCGAAGACGCATCGCCGAGATCTGCCTGCTCTCCAGAACGCCGGCAGGTTTCGTCGAGGCGCTCCCCGCGCTGACCTTCGACATGAAGGGCGACTCCCGGATCGGACCGGGTTACGACGCCCTCACCAAGGCCGTGCAGCAGGACACCCGCTCCCGATGA
- a CDS encoding type II secretion system F family protein, which yields MLLLLLLLLLSALCAGMATWLWLSPRTPRERLARLCPPQEDARSRTVPLSPASSSHQAPRTPPGQPTPTPNIEQPHPSWLDPTHDQARPITRKTLITATCAGLATAALIGGTIGILAGLLITPATGIYLHRRKPAQSQHEHERIAADLPFAADLMTACLLAGRPVSAATEIAANAIGGPLGERLTWVSSQLRLGADPEPTWAVLAKDPALGRLSRAMTRAAQSGAPVADVLTRLADDAREAARAASVASARRVGVKAVAPLGLCFLPAFVLLGIIPVIAGLASTIVLP from the coding sequence ATGCTCCTGCTCCTGCTCCTGCTCCTGCTGTCCGCCCTGTGCGCCGGCATGGCCACGTGGTTGTGGCTCTCACCAAGGACACCGCGCGAACGGCTGGCCCGGCTGTGCCCTCCGCAGGAGGACGCTCGTAGCCGTACCGTCCCTCTGTCACCGGCTTCCTCCTCGCACCAAGCCCCCCGCACCCCTCCCGGCCAACCCACCCCTACACCCAACATCGAGCAACCTCACCCGAGCTGGCTCGATCCCACCCATGACCAGGCACGACCGATCACCCGCAAGACGCTCATCACCGCCACCTGCGCTGGGCTGGCGACCGCCGCGCTGATCGGCGGCACGATCGGCATCCTGGCCGGCCTCCTGATCACTCCCGCCACCGGGATTTACCTCCACAGGAGGAAACCTGCGCAGTCCCAGCACGAGCACGAACGAATCGCCGCCGATCTGCCGTTCGCCGCTGACCTGATGACCGCCTGCCTGCTCGCCGGACGCCCGGTGAGCGCCGCCACCGAGATCGCCGCCAACGCGATCGGTGGCCCACTGGGCGAGCGGCTCACCTGGGTGAGCAGCCAGCTACGCCTGGGCGCCGACCCCGAGCCCACCTGGGCCGTCCTTGCCAAGGACCCCGCACTGGGCCGGCTCTCCCGGGCCATGACCCGAGCAGCTCAGAGCGGCGCCCCAGTAGCGGATGTCCTGACCCGCCTGGCCGACGACGCCCGGGAGGCCGCCCGAGCCGCATCCGTCGCCTCGGCCCGGCGCGTCGGCGTCAAGGCGGTAGCGCCCTTGGGCCTGTGCTTTCTGCCGGCGTTCGTCCTCCTCGGCATCATCCCCGTGATAGCCGGCCTCGCCTCCACGATCGTCCTCCCCTAG
- a CDS encoding type II secretion system F family protein — protein MVTDAAVVVAALSTASALWLWTGPTTATTRLAKLTADHREPRWRSLPGLFTRQSPGRRAQAWRLASIELCQALSAELSAGRTPGEALTRAVAAVDFPDPAALRPIVAAARDGGDVAAALLASAPPQGGEGLRQLAACWDVSVTVGAGLAALVERVASTLRAAQAHRQDVAAQLAGPRTTARMLAALPALGLLMAAALNMHPLDFLLGSLPGFACLVTGIILDACGLWWTSRMAARAQG, from the coding sequence ATGGTGACAGACGCCGCCGTGGTGGTCGCCGCGTTGTCCACAGCCAGCGCACTGTGGTTGTGGACAGGCCCGACCACCGCCACGACCCGCCTTGCCAAACTGACCGCAGACCACCGCGAGCCCCGGTGGCGGTCCCTGCCCGGGCTGTTCACCCGGCAGAGTCCGGGACGCCGAGCCCAAGCCTGGCGCCTGGCATCGATCGAGCTGTGCCAGGCGCTCTCCGCCGAGTTGTCCGCAGGCCGCACCCCGGGAGAGGCGCTGACCAGAGCCGTGGCGGCAGTCGACTTCCCCGACCCCGCGGCCCTACGTCCGATCGTCGCGGCCGCCAGAGACGGCGGCGACGTTGCCGCGGCTCTGCTCGCCTCGGCCCCACCGCAGGGCGGCGAGGGCCTGCGCCAGCTCGCCGCGTGCTGGGACGTGAGCGTCACGGTGGGCGCGGGCCTGGCGGCCCTGGTCGAGCGCGTAGCGAGCACGTTACGCGCGGCTCAGGCGCACCGTCAGGACGTCGCGGCACAACTGGCAGGGCCCCGCACCACGGCCAGGATGCTCGCCGCACTTCCCGCCCTCGGCCTCCTCATGGCCGCTGCCCTGAACATGCACCCTCTGGACTTCCTGCTCGGCAGCCTCCCCGGCTTCGCCTGCCTGGTGACGGGAATCATCCTCGACGCCTGTGGCCTGTGGTGGACCAGCCGAATGGCCGCCCGAGCACAAGGCTGA